A region of Spirochaetota bacterium DNA encodes the following proteins:
- a CDS encoding glycoside-pentoside-hexuronide (GPH):cation symporter — protein MKEGYVVPTIEKIAYGLGDLAINIAYTTIGFYFLFFLVNVAGLPPQWAGIIFFLARAWDAITDPLMGMISDRTVSKYGRRRVYFLFGCIPFGIMFMLIWLVPSFNHLMMFGYYTAIAILFNTAFTVVAVPYNALMPELSQNYDERTSISGYRMSLSFVGNLVAAVGVSVIVDVVFKGKEQYTTSYPVMGVVFGIIIIILIFITFVGTKERVKSQALLHEGLFKTFKAVLSLREFRILLGMFLFNMIGFDLIQALFIFFLKDVILISEDMTFVVMGIPLIIAVMSAPLWIYVSDKLDKRRAYIVAAVYFTLSLLLCLIAPVGSLWFVIAIGVLAGVGISASQIIPFSMIPDVIEYDEYKNGVRREGAFYGITTFLYKVASASAIAVASAILGYFGYIENSIAAQPQSAIHAIRYMMAFAPGICFLVSVYFVSILPITREGFDEIKRALEQRKTGSI, from the coding sequence ATGAAAGAAGGATATGTAGTCCCTACTATTGAAAAAATAGCATATGGCCTTGGGGATCTAGCAATTAATATTGCCTATACTACTATCGGCTTTTATTTTTTGTTCTTTTTGGTTAATGTTGCAGGATTACCTCCACAGTGGGCTGGAATTATTTTCTTTTTAGCCCGTGCATGGGATGCAATAACCGACCCGCTTATGGGAATGATATCTGACCGTACTGTATCCAAATATGGAAGGCGAAGGGTCTATTTTTTGTTTGGCTGCATTCCGTTTGGAATAATGTTTATGCTAATCTGGCTGGTACCTTCATTTAACCATCTTATGATGTTTGGATATTATACTGCAATAGCAATCCTGTTTAATACTGCGTTCACAGTGGTGGCTGTTCCCTATAATGCCCTGATGCCGGAGCTATCGCAAAACTATGACGAACGTACAAGTATATCCGGGTATCGTATGTCACTTTCATTTGTTGGCAATCTTGTTGCTGCTGTTGGAGTATCTGTAATTGTTGATGTTGTCTTCAAAGGCAAAGAACAGTATACTACAAGCTATCCTGTTATGGGTGTTGTTTTTGGTATCATTATCATTATTTTAATTTTCATCACCTTTGTGGGAACAAAGGAACGTGTCAAGTCACAAGCGTTACTCCATGAAGGGCTTTTCAAGACATTTAAAGCTGTATTGAGTTTACGGGAATTCAGGATACTGCTGGGAATGTTTTTATTCAATATGATTGGGTTTGACCTTATACAAGCATTATTTATATTCTTTTTAAAAGATGTCATTTTAATTTCTGAAGATATGACATTCGTTGTAATGGGCATTCCGCTTATTATTGCGGTGATGTCAGCTCCACTGTGGATTTATGTTTCAGATAAATTAGATAAACGCAGGGCATATATAGTTGCTGCAGTGTATTTTACGCTATCGCTATTGTTATGCCTGATAGCTCCGGTAGGGAGTCTTTGGTTTGTAATAGCAATTGGTGTGCTGGCAGGAGTAGGCATTTCAGCATCACAGATTATTCCATTTTCCATGATTCCTGATGTCATTGAATATGATGAATACAAAAACGGCGTACGTCGGGAAGGAGCTTTTTATGGCATTACTACTTTTTTGTATAAAGTGGCATCAGCGTCAGCAATTGCGGTTGCATCAGCAATACTGGGTTATTTTGGCTACATTGAAAACAGTATAGCAGCGCAGCCACAATCTGCAATTCACGCTATTCGCTATATGATGGCGTTTGCACCGGGTATATGTTTTTTGGTTTCAGTGTATTTTGTTTCAATTCTTCCTATTACTAGGGAGGGGTTTGATGAAATAAAAAGAGCACTGGAGCAACGAAAAACAGGTTCCATATAA